Proteins co-encoded in one Microbacterium hydrocarbonoxydans genomic window:
- a CDS encoding LCP family protein, whose amino-acid sequence MSQNTRRRRTVARHGQQKTPGAVSQLLKFIAIGLAVVLVSGFGVAAYIVYDLSSTVSANAVDLDGQEDLPPDISAYEGGFNLLLTGVDACEEAYAQYFGDRCSDGESEATLNDVNLLMHVSEEPRRITVVSFPRDMMIPIPECEDAEGNVHSAMSKQQLNVAYTDGGLNCVAKTITDLTDQDVQFAASVTFGGVIEITNAIGGVEVCLASPIKDRHTSLDLPAGNHVIEGLTALQFLRTRHGVGDGSDLGRIGNQQQYMSSLARKLISGETLGNVPMMLKLATTGLDNVEASTSLADPMKIVQIALAVKSVPFEDIVFLQYPTFTDPDNPNRVVPDKASAETMWDAINANAQLQVTHENTASDGVVLQDPNTGAPVEAPVEGAPTEEVPDPAATTPGVVALPDSIKGNSAAQQTCSNGQVDR is encoded by the coding sequence GTGAGTCAGAACACCCGCCGCCGCCGCACCGTCGCCCGCCATGGGCAGCAGAAGACCCCCGGTGCCGTCAGCCAGCTTCTGAAGTTCATCGCGATCGGCCTCGCGGTCGTGCTCGTGAGCGGATTCGGAGTCGCCGCGTACATCGTGTACGACCTGTCGAGCACGGTGTCGGCCAACGCCGTCGACCTCGACGGCCAAGAGGATCTGCCGCCGGACATCAGCGCGTACGAGGGCGGATTCAATCTGCTGCTCACCGGTGTGGATGCCTGTGAAGAGGCGTATGCGCAGTACTTCGGCGATCGCTGCAGCGACGGAGAGTCCGAAGCGACGCTGAACGACGTGAATCTGCTCATGCACGTCTCGGAGGAGCCGCGTCGCATCACCGTCGTGAGCTTCCCCCGCGACATGATGATCCCGATTCCCGAGTGCGAAGACGCCGAGGGCAACGTGCACTCCGCCATGAGCAAGCAGCAGCTGAACGTCGCCTACACCGACGGCGGCCTGAACTGCGTCGCGAAGACGATCACGGATCTCACCGATCAGGATGTGCAGTTCGCCGCATCCGTGACCTTCGGTGGAGTGATCGAGATCACCAACGCCATCGGCGGCGTCGAGGTCTGCCTCGCCTCGCCGATCAAGGACCGCCACACGAGCCTCGATCTGCCGGCCGGAAACCACGTGATCGAGGGCCTCACCGCGCTGCAGTTCCTGCGCACCCGTCACGGCGTCGGCGACGGCAGCGACCTCGGCCGCATCGGCAACCAGCAGCAGTACATGTCGAGCCTGGCGCGCAAGCTCATCAGCGGCGAGACCCTGGGCAACGTGCCGATGATGCTCAAGCTCGCCACGACCGGCCTCGACAACGTCGAGGCGAGCACGTCGCTCGCAGACCCGATGAAGATCGTGCAGATCGCGCTCGCGGTGAAGTCCGTTCCCTTCGAGGACATCGTGTTCCTGCAGTACCCGACCTTCACGGACCCGGACAACCCCAACCGCGTCGTGCCCGACAAGGCATCGGCCGAGACCATGTGGGACGCGATCAACGCGAACGCGCAGCTGCAGGTCACGCACGAGAACACGGCGAGCGACGGCGTCGTCCTGCAGGACCCGAACACGGGCGCGCCCGTCGAGGCGCCTGTCGAGGGAGCGCCCACCGAAGAGGTGCCGGACCCCGCCGCGACGACACCGGGCGTCGTCGCACTGCCGGACTCGATCAAGGGGAACTCCGCCGCGCAGCAGACCTGCTCCAACGGCCAGGTCGACCGCTGA
- a CDS encoding TetR/AcrR family transcriptional regulator, producing the protein MAQRGSYAKGIARREEILQSALEVIATRGYQHASLKQIAEVVGVTPAALLHYFGSKEELLTEVLRKRDENVGRDPRGVEPGEAKSVFLDVVRRNTETPGLVELFARLSVDAVDPGHPAHEFFLERSETLRETIWQRFDEDPLRRSVLDADTTARIVQAVADGLQLQWMIDRTVDMPAIVEALLDVLYPPQSP; encoded by the coding sequence ATGGCACAACGCGGTTCATATGCGAAGGGCATCGCCCGACGCGAGGAGATCCTGCAGAGCGCGCTCGAGGTGATCGCGACGCGGGGCTACCAGCACGCCTCCCTCAAGCAGATCGCTGAGGTCGTCGGCGTCACTCCGGCCGCCCTGCTGCACTACTTCGGCTCGAAGGAGGAGCTGCTCACCGAGGTGCTTCGCAAGCGCGACGAGAACGTGGGCCGAGACCCGCGGGGCGTCGAGCCCGGCGAGGCGAAGTCCGTGTTCCTCGACGTGGTGCGCCGCAACACCGAGACCCCGGGCCTCGTCGAGCTGTTCGCCCGGCTGTCGGTGGACGCCGTCGACCCCGGACATCCCGCCCATGAGTTCTTCCTGGAGCGCAGTGAGACGCTGCGCGAGACGATCTGGCAGCGCTTCGACGAGGACCCGCTGCGTCGCTCCGTGCTCGACGCCGACACCACTGCTCGCATCGTGCAGGCTGTCGCCGACGGCCTGCAGCTGCAGTGGATGATCGACCGCACGGTCGACATGCCGGCGATCGTCGAAGCCCTGCTCGACGTGCTCTATCCGCCGCAGAGCCCCTGA
- a CDS encoding aldehyde dehydrogenase (NADP(+)): MTTSPADLDAIVRAAAAAAPVWRRSSATDRAAWLRAAADALDANVAELVAIADEETRLGAPRLTGEVARTSGQLRLFATVVEEGSYLELTVDDADPAATPPRPELRRLLTALGPVAVFSASNFPFAFSVGGGDTASALAAGNPVIVKAHSGHPRLSVRTAELVAAALDAAGAPAGSLALVEGREAGNALVQHPLIRAAGFTGSVSGGRALFDLASGRPDPIPFYGELGSINPVVITEAAVVARGEALAQGLAGSFTLGVGQFCTKPGVVFVPAGAGFEDLLAAHVPSASGGPLLTERITDAFPTGLAHLEDDPSVQVVAEGVEVAGVRPVALLTDARAVADRPEVLLEECFGPVTLLVRYDSDDDLHTALSRVQGSLTATLHAEPDEDPAETLELLQERAGRVLFAGWPTGVAVTWSQQHGGPWPATTSLHTSVGASAIRRFLRPLAFQDAPEALLPESLRDEALARLPHRRNGVLVLPS, translated from the coding sequence GTGACCACCTCCCCCGCAGACCTCGATGCGATCGTCCGCGCCGCCGCCGCGGCGGCCCCGGTCTGGCGCCGCTCCTCGGCGACCGACAGAGCGGCCTGGCTGCGTGCCGCCGCCGACGCGCTCGACGCGAACGTGGCCGAACTGGTCGCGATCGCCGACGAGGAGACACGTCTCGGCGCTCCCCGACTGACGGGCGAGGTGGCACGCACCAGCGGCCAGCTGCGGCTCTTCGCGACCGTCGTCGAGGAGGGGTCGTACCTCGAGCTCACCGTCGACGATGCGGATCCCGCAGCCACTCCTCCACGCCCCGAGCTGCGCCGACTGCTGACCGCGCTCGGCCCCGTCGCCGTCTTCTCGGCATCGAACTTCCCGTTCGCGTTCTCGGTGGGCGGAGGCGACACGGCATCGGCGCTCGCTGCGGGCAACCCGGTGATCGTGAAGGCTCATTCCGGCCACCCGCGCCTGTCGGTGCGCACGGCCGAGCTCGTCGCCGCCGCTCTCGATGCGGCCGGTGCTCCCGCCGGCTCTCTCGCCCTCGTCGAAGGACGCGAGGCGGGCAACGCGCTCGTGCAGCACCCGCTCATCCGCGCCGCGGGCTTCACGGGATCCGTCTCGGGCGGGCGGGCGCTGTTCGACCTCGCATCGGGGCGTCCCGATCCCATCCCGTTCTACGGAGAGCTGGGCAGCATCAACCCGGTGGTCATCACCGAGGCCGCGGTCGTCGCCCGTGGCGAAGCTCTCGCCCAGGGGCTGGCCGGCTCCTTCACGCTGGGCGTGGGACAGTTCTGCACCAAGCCGGGCGTCGTGTTCGTGCCTGCGGGCGCAGGCTTCGAAGACCTGCTCGCGGCGCATGTGCCCTCGGCCTCGGGCGGACCGCTGCTCACCGAACGCATCACCGACGCCTTCCCCACGGGCCTCGCGCACCTCGAGGACGACCCGTCCGTGCAGGTCGTGGCCGAGGGCGTCGAGGTCGCCGGCGTGCGACCCGTCGCCCTGCTCACCGATGCGCGCGCGGTCGCGGATCGACCCGAGGTGCTCCTCGAAGAGTGCTTCGGTCCGGTCACGCTGCTCGTGCGCTACGACTCGGACGACGACCTGCACACCGCCCTCTCCCGCGTTCAGGGAAGCCTGACGGCCACGCTGCACGCCGAGCCCGACGAAGACCCCGCCGAGACGCTCGAGCTCTTGCAGGAGCGGGCGGGCCGCGTGCTCTTCGCAGGCTGGCCGACCGGCGTCGCGGTGACGTGGTCGCAGCAGCACGGTGGCCCCTGGCCCGCGACGACCTCGCTGCACACCTCGGTCGGCGCCTCCGCGATCCGCCGGTTCCTGCGTCCCCTGGCATTCCAGGACGCACCCGAGGCGCTGCTGCCGGAGTCCCTGCGCGACGAGGCCCTCGCACGCCTGCCGCACCGACGCAACGGCGTGCTCGTGCTCCCGTCCTGA
- a CDS encoding mandelate racemase/muconate lactonizing enzyme family protein, whose amino-acid sequence MTTIRSLTTRLQRVPLTRPWAADVTSVGIISTHVVRSDGAEGWGFSWSPQIGAPAVHALLEQDIAPACLGRPAAPGEAWQGLWEHLHEAGGGGITTIALAGLDLALWDAEARSAGVSVSQVLGRQRERVRGYGSGVNLHYSLDELLAQVQRWIDAGFDAVKIKVGKPDLHEDLERVGAVRELLGPDRALMIDANQRWDLDRATASVDALSRFGLAWIEEPLRADDLAGHAELARRIDVPIALGENLHTVHRFADFLRAGAAHIVQPNIVRVGGITPFLRIAELAASHDAALHPHLLPELSGQLALALPESAHEVLVEDVEDAGFGELGALVDPSPVSIADGHLTENDHLGLGLRFSPLLTAGKDPS is encoded by the coding sequence GTGACGACGATACGGAGTCTGACCACGCGTCTGCAGCGCGTGCCGCTGACGCGTCCGTGGGCTGCCGACGTGACCTCGGTCGGCATCATCTCCACCCACGTCGTGCGGTCGGACGGAGCGGAGGGATGGGGCTTCTCCTGGAGCCCGCAGATCGGCGCTCCCGCCGTGCACGCGCTCCTCGAACAAGACATCGCCCCGGCCTGCCTCGGCCGCCCTGCCGCACCCGGCGAGGCCTGGCAGGGCCTCTGGGAGCACCTGCACGAAGCCGGTGGCGGCGGGATCACGACGATCGCGCTGGCAGGACTCGACCTCGCCCTGTGGGATGCCGAGGCGCGCTCGGCGGGCGTCTCCGTGTCGCAGGTGCTGGGGCGACAGCGCGAACGCGTGCGCGGATACGGCTCGGGCGTCAATCTGCACTACTCGCTCGACGAGCTGCTCGCGCAGGTGCAGCGCTGGATCGATGCCGGCTTCGACGCCGTGAAGATCAAGGTCGGCAAGCCCGACCTCCACGAGGACCTCGAACGCGTCGGCGCCGTGCGGGAACTGCTCGGGCCGGATCGCGCGCTGATGATCGACGCGAACCAGCGATGGGACCTCGACCGCGCGACGGCCTCTGTCGATGCCCTCTCGCGCTTCGGCCTCGCCTGGATCGAGGAGCCGCTGCGCGCCGACGATCTCGCAGGTCACGCCGAGCTCGCCCGGCGGATCGACGTGCCGATCGCGCTCGGAGAGAACCTTCACACCGTGCACCGCTTCGCGGACTTCCTCCGCGCGGGCGCCGCGCACATCGTCCAGCCCAACATCGTGCGGGTCGGCGGCATCACGCCGTTCCTGCGCATCGCCGAGCTCGCCGCCTCGCACGATGCGGCGCTGCATCCGCACCTCCTCCCCGAGCTCTCGGGGCAGCTCGCCCTCGCACTTCCCGAGTCCGCGCACGAGGTGCTGGTCGAAGACGTCGAGGATGCCGGCTTCGGCGAGCTCGGCGCGCTCGTGGACCCGTCTCCCGTATCGATCGCCGACGGCCACCTGACCGAGAACGATCATCTCGGTCTCGGCCTCCGCTTCTCCCCCCTGCTCACCGCCGGAAAGGACCCCTCGTGA